A stretch of Pseudomonas sp. CCC3.1 DNA encodes these proteins:
- the dsbD gene encoding protein-disulfide reductase DsbD: MYRLFTFVFLWVAALSHAQANNDPFGQQADFLPVAKAFAFSTEPLPSGETRLQWQIADKYYLYQKRFKFDGLDEAHTPVLPQGQEHSDEFFGASQVYRDAVEVVIPAGASGQVKVTWQGCADAGLCYPPQSQMVDLGGAQPVAAQGQAQDQSLAASLQQRSLGWSLLLFFGLGLLLAFTPCSLPMLPILAGLVVGSGASAGRGFAVAGSYVVSMALVYAGLGVLAALLGANLQALLQQPWLLGSFAALFVVLALPMFGFFELQLPSALRDRLESAGRGRKGGSLLGAGILGALSGLLVGPCMTAPLAGALLYIAQSGNAVEGGLVLFVMGVGIGMPLLLLVTVGSRFLPKPGAWMDLMKGLFGFLFLGTALLLVRPVLSEALWLGLWGVLLIILASSLWQQAQHFLRAKPLFSPLSLLAGIWGSLMLVGAAGGGTDLWQPLQVYTAKTVVGSTVSPAHGDFMTLSNPASLERELTSAKAEGQWVLLDYYADWCVSCKVMEKQVFSKPQVQEALQGVRLLRLDVTADNVASRELLSRYQVPGPPSFVWIGPNGIERRGQRITGEVNAETFLKNWNATRELP, encoded by the coding sequence ATGTATCGTTTGTTTACTTTTGTATTTTTGTGGGTGGCGGCATTAAGCCATGCCCAAGCCAATAATGACCCTTTTGGACAACAAGCCGATTTTTTGCCCGTAGCCAAGGCCTTTGCATTCAGCACCGAACCCTTACCCTCGGGCGAAACCCGCCTGCAATGGCAGATTGCCGATAAATACTACCTGTACCAAAAACGCTTCAAGTTCGACGGGCTGGACGAGGCGCACACGCCGGTCCTGCCCCAGGGACAGGAGCACAGTGATGAGTTTTTCGGCGCCTCGCAGGTGTACCGCGATGCTGTCGAGGTCGTGATTCCGGCAGGTGCCAGCGGCCAGGTCAAAGTGACGTGGCAAGGCTGCGCCGATGCCGGGTTGTGCTACCCGCCGCAAAGCCAGATGGTTGATTTGGGCGGGGCACAGCCCGTTGCCGCGCAAGGCCAGGCCCAGGACCAGTCACTGGCAGCGAGCCTGCAACAACGTTCACTGGGCTGGAGTTTATTGCTGTTTTTCGGTCTAGGCCTGCTGTTGGCCTTCACCCCGTGCTCACTGCCGATGCTGCCGATTCTGGCAGGTCTGGTAGTCGGCAGCGGCGCCAGCGCCGGACGTGGTTTTGCAGTCGCGGGCAGCTATGTGGTGAGCATGGCGCTGGTGTATGCAGGCTTGGGTGTACTGGCGGCCTTGCTCGGCGCCAACTTGCAGGCACTGCTGCAACAACCCTGGTTGCTCGGCAGTTTTGCCGCACTGTTCGTGGTGCTGGCGTTGCCCATGTTTGGCTTTTTTGAATTGCAGCTGCCTTCAGCCCTGCGCGACCGCCTCGAAAGCGCTGGCCGGGGCCGCAAAGGCGGCAGCCTGTTGGGTGCGGGCATTCTCGGGGCCTTGTCCGGCCTGCTGGTCGGCCCGTGCATGACCGCCCCACTGGCTGGCGCCCTGCTCTACATCGCGCAAAGCGGCAATGCCGTCGAGGGTGGGCTGGTGCTGTTTGTGATGGGTGTCGGTATCGGTATGCCGTTGTTGTTGCTGGTAACCGTGGGCAGCCGTTTCTTGCCCAAGCCGGGGGCCTGGATGGACCTGATGAAAGGTCTGTTCGGCTTCCTGTTCCTGGGCACCGCCTTGCTGCTGGTGCGCCCGGTTCTCAGTGAAGCGTTGTGGCTTGGGTTGTGGGGCGTACTGCTGATTATTCTCGCCAGCAGCCTGTGGCAACAAGCCCAGCATTTTCTGCGGGCCAAACCGTTGTTTAGTCCGCTGAGTCTGCTGGCCGGGATCTGGGGCAGCCTGATGCTGGTGGGCGCGGCAGGAGGCGGTACTGACCTGTGGCAACCGTTGCAGGTGTATACCGCCAAAACCGTAGTCGGCAGCACTGTCAGCCCGGCCCATGGCGACTTCATGACCCTTAGCAATCCGGCCAGCCTTGAGCGTGAACTGACCAGCGCCAAGGCCGAAGGGCAATGGGTATTGCTCGACTACTACGCCGACTGGTGCGTGTCGTGCAAAGTCATGGAAAAACAGGTGTTCTCCAAACCGCAGGTGCAAGAAGCCTTGCAAGGCGTGCGGCTGTTGCGTCTCGACGTGACCGCCGATAATGTCGCCAGCCGCGAACTGCTCAGCCGTTATCAAGTGCCTGGCCCGCCCAGCTTTGTCTGGATCGGACCCAACGGTATTGAGCGTCGCGGACAGCGGATTACCGGCGAAGTCAACGCCGAGACCTTTTTGAAAAACTGGAACGCCACTCGGGAACTTCCTTAA
- the dsbG gene encoding thiol:disulfide interchange protein DsbG: MPDRKLLTLSLTALLGAALLQSPLLQAEELPAAIKKIEAKGAKIVGSFDAPSGLKGYAAQYQNRGMALYLTPDGNVLVGNLYDADGKDLSLAPLQKLVYEPMAKQVWANMEKSNWIEDGKKDAPRIVYLFSDPNCPYCNMFWEQARPWVDSGKVQLRHIMVGIIREDSPGKSAALLAAKDPQQALHEHEKAGKASTLKALSKIPADVQAKLDANAQLMTDLDVSATPAIFYLDEDGNLQQQQGAPSPDKLVKILGPK; the protein is encoded by the coding sequence ATGCCTGACCGCAAACTGTTAACCCTCAGTCTGACCGCACTGCTCGGAGCGGCCCTGTTGCAATCGCCCTTGCTGCAGGCCGAAGAATTGCCTGCGGCCATCAAGAAAATCGAAGCCAAGGGGGCAAAAATCGTCGGCAGCTTTGATGCTCCGAGCGGCTTGAAAGGTTACGCGGCGCAATATCAAAACCGAGGCATGGCGCTGTACCTGACCCCGGACGGCAATGTGCTGGTGGGCAACCTGTATGACGCCGACGGCAAAGACCTGAGCCTGGCCCCGTTGCAAAAGCTGGTGTATGAGCCAATGGCCAAGCAAGTCTGGGCCAACATGGAAAAGAGCAACTGGATCGAAGATGGCAAAAAGGATGCACCGCGCATCGTTTACCTGTTCAGCGACCCGAACTGCCCATATTGCAACATGTTCTGGGAACAGGCCCGCCCATGGGTAGACTCGGGCAAGGTGCAGTTGCGCCACATCATGGTCGGAATTATCCGCGAAGACAGCCCGGGCAAATCTGCCGCGCTGCTGGCCGCCAAAGACCCGCAACAAGCCCTGCATGAACATGAGAAAGCCGGCAAGGCCAGCACCCTCAAGGCACTGAGCAAAATCCCGGCAGATGTACAGGCCAAACTGGATGCCAACGCCCAGTTGATGACTGACCTGGATGTCTCTGCAACGCCTGCGATTTTCTATCTGGATGAAGACGGCAACCTGCAACAGCAGCAAGGCGCACCATCGCCGGATAAATTGGTGAAGATTTTGGGGCCAAAGTAA
- a CDS encoding TlpA disulfide reductase family protein: MLTLTIGSFALAIHHLLLILALALATLVGWQVAKRGGENPESVLFGLFLLGLLVARIGFVLAFWQHFQNNPLKMLDLRDGGFMVWPGLLAVVAGAVLWGWRRAGLRRPLAWGLSSGLVFWLLASISSSLYEQGTRLPEIALRNANGESVQLSSYQGGPLVINLWATWCPPCRREMPVLQNAQNQNQDVTFLFVNQGESMQSVSTFLETQGLNLSNVLFDSGGQLAQKVGSMALPTTLFYSADGRLLRSHLGELSDASLAQAMESFNKEHSKSAQQADPARNTQTCLTANC, encoded by the coding sequence ATGCTCACCCTGACCATCGGTTCGTTTGCCTTGGCAATTCACCACCTGCTGCTGATTCTGGCTCTCGCCCTGGCGACGCTGGTGGGCTGGCAGGTCGCCAAACGTGGCGGCGAGAACCCTGAGTCAGTGCTGTTCGGTCTGTTTTTGCTGGGTTTGCTGGTGGCGCGTATCGGGTTTGTACTCGCCTTTTGGCAGCACTTTCAAAACAACCCGCTAAAAATGCTCGATCTGCGCGACGGCGGCTTTATGGTCTGGCCGGGGCTGTTGGCGGTGGTCGCCGGTGCCGTGCTCTGGGGCTGGCGCCGCGCGGGCTTGCGCCGACCCTTGGCCTGGGGCTTGAGCAGCGGCTTGGTGTTCTGGTTGCTGGCCAGCATTTCTTCAAGCCTCTACGAACAAGGTACGCGCCTGCCTGAAATCGCCTTGCGCAACGCCAATGGCGAGTCCGTGCAACTGAGCAGTTATCAGGGCGGCCCGCTGGTCATCAACTTGTGGGCCACCTGGTGCCCACCGTGCCGGCGGGAAATGCCAGTGCTGCAAAACGCGCAGAATCAGAATCAAGATGTGACGTTCCTCTTCGTCAACCAGGGCGAAAGCATGCAAAGCGTCAGCACGTTTCTTGAAACCCAGGGGCTTAACCTGAGCAACGTGCTGTTCGACAGCGGTGGCCAACTGGCGCAAAAAGTCGGCTCCATGGCCTTGCCGACGACTCTTTTCTATAGCGCTGACGGTCGTCTGCTGCGCAGCCACCTTGGCGAGTTGTCTGACGCCAGCCTGGCACAGGCGATGGAAAGCTTTAATAAAGAACACTCAAAGTCAGCCCAGCAGGCTGACCCAGCAAGGAATACGCAAACATGCCTGACCGCAAACTGTTAA
- a CDS encoding response regulator, with translation MHVLVCEDDELIASGIVAGLTAQGLTVERVGTASAARAMLKAAEFDVMVLDLGLPDEDGLKLLQQLRQQGLELPVLVLTARDSVTDRVNGLQAGADDYLLKPFDLRELAARLHTLLRRVAGRSVNLIEHGQLSYDPSSRETLLAGQPVDLSRREQALLHALLHNRGRVLSAEQLKDSIYGFSDELESNALNVHIHHLRRKLGNGIVETVRGLGYRLGAADGAKQP, from the coding sequence ATGCACGTACTGGTTTGTGAAGACGATGAACTGATTGCCAGCGGCATTGTGGCTGGGCTTACGGCGCAGGGGCTGACGGTTGAACGTGTCGGCACTGCCAGCGCCGCACGGGCCATGCTCAAGGCTGCCGAATTCGATGTGATGGTGCTGGACCTGGGCTTGCCTGACGAAGACGGTCTCAAACTGTTGCAACAATTGCGTCAGCAAGGCTTAGAACTGCCGGTGCTGGTGCTGACGGCCCGGGACTCGGTGACCGACCGCGTTAATGGCCTGCAAGCCGGGGCCGATGACTACTTGCTCAAACCCTTTGATCTGCGCGAACTGGCCGCCCGCTTGCACACCCTATTGCGCCGCGTGGCCGGACGGAGCGTCAATTTGATCGAGCATGGCCAGCTCAGCTACGACCCCAGCAGTCGCGAGACCTTGCTGGCAGGCCAACCGGTGGACTTGTCGCGTCGTGAGCAGGCGCTGCTGCACGCCTTGCTGCACAACCGCGGGCGGGTGCTGTCTGCCGAGCAACTCAAAGACAGCATCTACGGCTTTAGCGACGAACTGGAGAGCAATGCCCTGAACGTTCATATCCACCACCTGCGACGCAAGTTGGGCAATGGCATCGTTGAAACCGTGCGCGGCCTGGGTTATCGCCTGGGCGCTGCTGACGGTGCCAAGCAGCCATGA
- a CDS encoding GFA family protein, whose protein sequence is MEHTYYSGGCVCGSIRYEARGPAENAHTCSCKTCQRHTGSPTVVWVEFAQERVKWVGAGGVPSVFRTSDYSSRAFCPTCGSSIGAIDDEPTIALLIGGFDDNNGAALAPLYHSFEDIRPRWWRLTSLTP, encoded by the coding sequence ATGGAACACACTTATTACAGTGGCGGATGCGTTTGTGGCTCGATCCGTTATGAAGCCCGGGGCCCTGCAGAAAACGCTCATACCTGCTCATGCAAAACCTGCCAGCGGCATACCGGCTCACCGACCGTCGTGTGGGTGGAGTTTGCGCAAGAACGGGTCAAGTGGGTAGGGGCTGGAGGTGTTCCTTCGGTCTTCAGAACCTCTGATTACTCCAGCAGAGCCTTTTGCCCAACGTGCGGAAGTTCGATTGGCGCAATCGATGATGAGCCAACGATTGCATTACTGATTGGCGGCTTTGATGACAACAACGGCGCCGCGCTGGCGCCGTTGTACCACTCGTTCGAGGATATCCGACCACGCTGGTGGCGTTTGACGTCATTAACCCCGTAG